From Pleurodeles waltl isolate 20211129_DDA chromosome 1_1, aPleWal1.hap1.20221129, whole genome shotgun sequence, a single genomic window includes:
- the LOC138291791 gene encoding uncharacterized protein: MGPPPNPRGKKAPRKSQDREAPAKSKAKEATPKSLAKEAPQKSKAKEATPKSQAKEAPPKPKAKEATPKSQANENTQKSKAKEVPPKSKAKGVPTKSKAKEATPKSQAEEAPPKSKAKDVLQKSMPKEAPLKTMAKEALPKTVPKEPHPEPEAKEQHPEPEAMEQHP; this comes from the coding sequence atggggccacctccaaatCCTAGGGGCAAGAAGGCCCCACGAAAATCCCAGGACAGGGAGGCACCAGCCAAATCCAAGGCtaaggaggccacacccaaatccctggccaaggaggccccacaaaaatccaaggccaaggaggccacacccaaatcccaggccaaggaggccccaccaaaacccaaggccaaggaggccacacccaaatcccagGCCAATGAGAATAcacaaaaatccaaggccaaggaggtcccaccaaaatccaaggccaaaggGGTCCcaaccaaatccaaggccaaggaggccacaccaaaatcCCAGGCCGAGGAGGCcccaccaaaatccaaggccaaggatgtTCTACAGAAATccatgcccaaggaggccccactcaaaaCCATGGCCAAGGAGGCCCTACCTaaaactgtgcccaaggagccccatccagaaccagaggccaaggagcagcatcccgaaccagaggccatggagcagcatccctaa